The following proteins come from a genomic window of Lolium rigidum isolate FL_2022 chromosome 5, APGP_CSIRO_Lrig_0.1, whole genome shotgun sequence:
- the LOC124654477 gene encoding bZIP transcription factor TRAB1-like isoform X1, producing MLGGEGIMDFRSNNNGGSSSDRRPAADGSTPLTRQGSVYSLTFEEFQSTLGGGAGAGAGGSGLGKDFSSMNMDELLRSIWTAEESQAMASATASGAGPGQDAGASSLQRQGSLTLPRTLSAKTVDEVWRNLVRDDPLTGVVADGAEPQPHRQATLGEMTLEEFLVKAGVVREIPTAPAPLPPPPMQQPRPVPVAPKAVNSFYGNFPGANDAGAVPLGFPPVAMGDLGLGNGLMPRAVGMGGGGALPVQTAVNPADSGSKGSEDLSSPSEPMPYSFEGIVRGRRTGGGVEKVVERRQRRMIKNRESAARSRARKQAYTMELEAEVQKLKDLNEELVRKQAEIMEMQKNEQAPEMAKDAFGRKKRQCLRRTLTGPW from the exons ATGCTAGGTGGTGAGGGGATCATGGACTTCAGGAGCAACAACAACGGCGGCTCGTCATCGGACCGCAGGCCGGCGGCGGACGGGTCGACGCCGCTGACGAGGCAGGGGTCGGTCTACTCGCTGACGTTCGAGGAGTTCCAGAGCACGCTGGGcgggggcgccggcgccggcgcgggtgGCAGCGGCCTCGGCAAGGATTTCAGCTCCATGAACATGGACGAGCTGCTCCGGAGCATCTGGACCGCCGAGGAGAGCCAGGCCAtggcctccgccaccgcctcggGCGCCGGCCCAGGCCAGGACGCGGGCGCGTCGTCGCTGCAGCGCCAGGGCTCGCTCACCCTGCCCCGCACCCTCAGCGCCAAGACCGTCGACGAGGTGTGGCGCAACCTCGTGCGCGACGACCCGCTCACGGGGGTGGTGGCGGACGGTGCCGAGCCGCAGCCCCACCGGCAGGCCACGCTCGGGGAGATGACCCTGGAGGAGTTCTTGGTCAAAGCCGGCGTGGTGCGGGAGATCCCCACCGCTCCGGCTCCTCTGCCGCCCCCGCCCATGCAGCAGCCGCGCCCGGTCCCTGTTGCCCCCAAGGCCGTCAATTCCTTCTACGGGAACTTCCCGGGCGCCAACGACGCCGGCGCGGTGCCGCTGGGCTTCCCGCCGGTCGCCATGGGGGATCTGGGTTTGGGCAATGGGCTCATGCCGAGGGCAGTGGGTATGGGAGGTGGCGGCGCCCTTCCTGTGCAGACTGCGGTCAACCCGGCTGATTCTGGCAGCAAGGGGAGCGAGGATCTGTCGTCGCCGTCGGAGCCAATGCCGTACTCCTTTGAGGGGATTGTGAGGGGGAGAAGGACTGGCGGCGGCGTGGAGAAGGTGGTggagaggaggcagaggaggatgaTCAAGAACAGGGAGTCCGCAGCGAGGTCCCGCGCCCGCAAGCAG GCTTATACCATGGAGTTGGAAGCTGAGGTTCAGAAACTCAAGGACTTGAACGAGGAACTGGTGAGGAAACAG GCAGAGATTATGGAAATGCAGAAAAACGAG CAGGCACCCGAA
- the LOC124654477 gene encoding bZIP transcription factor TRAB1-like isoform X2, which yields MLGGEGIMDFRSNNNGGSSSDRRPAADGSTPLTRQGSVYSLTFEEFQSTLGGGAGAGAGGSGLGKDFSSMNMDELLRSIWTAEESQAMASATASGAGPGQDAGASSLQRQGSLTLPRTLSAKTVDEVWRNLVRDDPLTGVVADGAEPQPHRQATLGEMTLEEFLVKAGVVREIPTAPAPLPPPPMQQPRPVPVAPKAVNSFYGNFPGANDAGAVPLGFPPVAMGDLGLGNGLMPRAVGMGGGGALPVQTAVNPADSGSKGSEDLSSPSEPMPYSFEGIVRGRRTGGGVEKVVERRQRRMIKNRESAARSRARKQAYTMELEAEVQKLKDLNEELVRKQAEIMEMQKNEAPEMAKDAFGRKKRQCLRRTLTGPW from the exons ATGCTAGGTGGTGAGGGGATCATGGACTTCAGGAGCAACAACAACGGCGGCTCGTCATCGGACCGCAGGCCGGCGGCGGACGGGTCGACGCCGCTGACGAGGCAGGGGTCGGTCTACTCGCTGACGTTCGAGGAGTTCCAGAGCACGCTGGGcgggggcgccggcgccggcgcgggtgGCAGCGGCCTCGGCAAGGATTTCAGCTCCATGAACATGGACGAGCTGCTCCGGAGCATCTGGACCGCCGAGGAGAGCCAGGCCAtggcctccgccaccgcctcggGCGCCGGCCCAGGCCAGGACGCGGGCGCGTCGTCGCTGCAGCGCCAGGGCTCGCTCACCCTGCCCCGCACCCTCAGCGCCAAGACCGTCGACGAGGTGTGGCGCAACCTCGTGCGCGACGACCCGCTCACGGGGGTGGTGGCGGACGGTGCCGAGCCGCAGCCCCACCGGCAGGCCACGCTCGGGGAGATGACCCTGGAGGAGTTCTTGGTCAAAGCCGGCGTGGTGCGGGAGATCCCCACCGCTCCGGCTCCTCTGCCGCCCCCGCCCATGCAGCAGCCGCGCCCGGTCCCTGTTGCCCCCAAGGCCGTCAATTCCTTCTACGGGAACTTCCCGGGCGCCAACGACGCCGGCGCGGTGCCGCTGGGCTTCCCGCCGGTCGCCATGGGGGATCTGGGTTTGGGCAATGGGCTCATGCCGAGGGCAGTGGGTATGGGAGGTGGCGGCGCCCTTCCTGTGCAGACTGCGGTCAACCCGGCTGATTCTGGCAGCAAGGGGAGCGAGGATCTGTCGTCGCCGTCGGAGCCAATGCCGTACTCCTTTGAGGGGATTGTGAGGGGGAGAAGGACTGGCGGCGGCGTGGAGAAGGTGGTggagaggaggcagaggaggatgaTCAAGAACAGGGAGTCCGCAGCGAGGTCCCGCGCCCGCAAGCAG GCTTATACCATGGAGTTGGAAGCTGAGGTTCAGAAACTCAAGGACTTGAACGAGGAACTGGTGAGGAAACAG GCAGAGATTATGGAAATGCAGAAAAACGAG GCACCCGAA